The following are encoded together in the Candidatus Methylomirabilota bacterium genome:
- a CDS encoding BON domain-containing protein, which produces MHEPWHFLTASVMAALLMLTACAEFRSQFQESPEDQQITRAVQAALAADTTPTLSQVNVSTTRGRVMLTGWARAAAAERARQIARSVAGVRGVVDFINVPERIE; this is translated from the coding sequence ATGCACGAACCCTGGCACTTCCTTACCGCCAGCGTGATGGCCGCGCTCCTGATGCTCACGGCCTGCGCCGAATTCCGGAGCCAGTTCCAGGAGAGCCCTGAGGACCAGCAGATCACTCGGGCTGTCCAGGCGGCCCTGGCGGCCGACACGACGCCGACGCTCAGCCAGGTGAACGTCAGCACGACCCGAGGACGCGTGATGCTCACGGGCTGGGCGCGCGCCGCGGCAGCCGAGCGAGCCCGGCAGATCGCTCGGAGCGTGGCGGGCGTCCGCGGCGTGGTGGACTTCATCAACGTCCCGGAACGCATCGAGTGA